In the Streptomyces spororaveus genome, TGTCCGCGACCCAGCCGTCGAGGAGTCCGCGCACCAGACCGGCCGGAGCCGCGATCCCGCATTCGCGCTCGGGGACCCACAGGGAGCCCGAGCCGGCCGTACGGTGCCCGAGCGGTCCGGGATGCCCCGGCTCGCTGTGGTCGTGCGGATCGAGGTGCTGCTCGCCGTCGCCCTCGTCGCTCGGCATCTCGCTCTCCGAGCAGGTCCGGCACAGCAGCCGCACCGACGAGGACCAGTCCTCGGCGGCGAAGCCGGCATCCGAGGCCAGCTGCTCCAGCGCGTCGCGGTCCGCCTCGGTGGCCGCCTCCAGCAGCACCACCCAGGTCGGCACCGGGGACGGCGCCCACAGCTCGATCTCGTCGAACACGGGGTACGAGGGCCCGGCCGCGGTCACCCGCTCACCGTGCGGGACGCCGTCGTGGAGCACGACCTCGCCCCAGCGCCGCCCCGAGGACGGCAGCGGGATCGACAGGACCTCCAGCCGGGCCGGGTCCAGCCGGCGGCCCCAGACCACCTCGGCCTCGCCTTCGGGCGAGAGTCGCACGGCGGCGCTGCCGAGCTCCATGCCGACCGGCTCGCCCGCCCCGGCCGCGTCCCCGGGCACCTTCAGCCCGTACGCCTGCCAGGCCCGCCGGGCCAGCGGCCAGTCCTGCAGCGCGGTGGCGGCGATCCCCACGTTCCACCAGTCCGGGGCGCCCGTCTCACGGTCCAGCAGGGCCACGGCACGCAGCCCGGCGGCCCGCGCCTGCTCCCAGTCGTGCCGGAACTTGTGCAGCAGGGCCAGGTTGAACCAGGACTCGGACAGCCAGGGCTCCAGGTCCGCCGCTCTGGTCAGGAGCGCGCCCGCGTCCTCGTACCGCCCGTCGCCGATCAGCGTGAACGCGCGGTCGGTGGCCTGCCGCCACGAGGCGGAGGGCCGATGCCGTACCTTCCCGAAGATCCTCACGATTCCCGCCTGCCTGGGGGCACCTCCCAGCGATCGCTGGGGGACTACGGTGCAGCCTTGCGGACACTCCTACGGTCCCTCTTACTGGCATCCAACCATGCCCACTCGGACGGCCGCTCATTACCCATGGGTTACCCAGGTGGGACGGGCACCACTCTGCCACGTCCGCCCCTGGCCAGAACCCTTGCGAGGCACTCAACGACCTCCGGCTGGTAATCGTGCCCGGTGCCCAGGCGGAGCCTCTCCAGGGCGGCCAGTGAGCCACCCGGGTGACGGCTGCCGCCGACCAGATCGTCGTACGCATTCACCGTACGCACGATCCGGGCCGCCGTGGGCTGCTCCCGGTACGGATCCGCCTGCCGCTCCACCACCACGGCCACTTCGGCGGGCACCCCGGTCTGCCGGGCCACCTCCCCGCCCAACTCGGCGATCCGGCGGGCCTCGGCGCCCGGCAGCCCGGCCGTGGCCCCGTCCGGGACCGGGTCGACCAGGGAGAGCTGCCCGATGTCGTGCATCAGAGCGGCGTACTCCAGCACCGTGAGCTCCCGCTCCGACAGACCCAGCTCCCGGCCGACGGCGCAGCTCAGGGCGGCCACCCGGCGGGCGTGGCCCGGCCGCGTGCAGCCGGCGATCTCGGTGGCGCGGGCCAGGGAGGTGATGGTCTGGCGGTAGGTGGTGCGGATCTCGGTGATCCGGTGGAAGGACAGCTGGGTCAGCAGCAGGGGCACGCTGAAGACGGGGAGGGCCCACAGCCCCGCGGCGGCCGCGCCGAGCGCCATCACGACCCCGGTGGCGCAGATCGCCGGGCCGATGCCGAGCTGGGCGCGCAGTTCGTCGCGCAGCAGCCTGCCGTACGGCCGCCCGGTCCGGGCCCCGGCGAGCGCGGCGGCGAGCACGGCGTCGCACAGGGCGGTGAGGCCGAGGAGGAGGAGCAGGAAGACGACGAGGTACGGGCCCTGGCCCACCCGCTGCTCCAGCCGGCCCGAGTTGTAGAGCGGCTGGAAACAGACGGCGGCGAAGGCGACGGTGAGCACCCGGCGGGACAGGTGGTCGAGGGCCGGGCCGCCGCCGCGGGCGATGTGGGGGACGATCCCGGCGAGGACGGCGGCGACGACGACCGCGACGGTCTGGAGCACCCCGTGGTGGGTGGGCAGCCCGGCGTTCTCGCCGAGCAGGGCGTAGGCGAGGGCCCCGGCGGTGCCGAGCGGCGCGGGGCGGCGGCCCAGGGGGTCCGGGCGGTCCCGCCGGTCCCGGTGGTCCCGGCGGGCGAGCTCCCCGACGGTGATCAGGGTGGCGAAGGCCAGGGCGGCGCCGGGCTCGGC is a window encoding:
- a CDS encoding tetratricopeptide repeat protein, whose protein sequence is MRIFGKVRHRPSASWRQATDRAFTLIGDGRYEDAGALLTRAADLEPWLSESWFNLALLHKFRHDWEQARAAGLRAVALLDRETGAPDWWNVGIAATALQDWPLARRAWQAYGLKVPGDAAGAGEPVGMELGSAAVRLSPEGEAEVVWGRRLDPARLEVLSIPLPSSGRRWGEVVLHDGVPHGERVTAAGPSYPVFDEIELWAPSPVPTWVVLLEAATEADRDALEQLASDAGFAAEDWSSSVRLLCRTCSESEMPSDEGDGEQHLDPHDHSEPGHPGPLGHRTAGSGSLWVPERECGIAAPAGLVRGLLDGWVADSPGTREWRDLEEVC
- a CDS encoding HD-GYP domain-containing protein translates to MRAPAAWTVRAAAVALTGAALGHTLWNGVAEPGAALAFATLITVGELARRDHRDRRDRPDPLGRRPAPLGTAGALAYALLGENAGLPTHHGVLQTVAVVVAAVLAGIVPHIARGGGPALDHLSRRVLTVAFAAVCFQPLYNSGRLEQRVGQGPYLVVFLLLLLGLTALCDAVLAAALAGARTGRPYGRLLRDELRAQLGIGPAICATGVVMALGAAAAGLWALPVFSVPLLLTQLSFHRITEIRTTYRQTITSLARATEIAGCTRPGHARRVAALSCAVGRELGLSERELTVLEYAALMHDIGQLSLVDPVPDGATAGLPGAEARRIAELGGEVARQTGVPAEVAVVVERQADPYREQPTAARIVRTVNAYDDLVGGSRHPGGSLAALERLRLGTGHDYQPEVVECLARVLARGGRGRVVPVPPG